One window of uncultured Methanobrevibacter sp. genomic DNA carries:
- a CDS encoding CPBP family intramembrane glutamic endopeptidase gives MTGKEISEYITFPKTFEKYRWYKPILVFIIGAIIFLILNLLLIAVFYAICGENIMVQLLQGGYEVMNSEIGEIYSHLGVVIMLPSLYLASKIVKDRPFSSYSSSRGGWNTQLYLKAFIIPFILFLVVGIIESVILGNGGNYHFTILFFIILLIVVPLQCIAEEYVFRGLLMQTLGSWFNIPLLAIILQAIIFGFTHGYNGIGNIGIIISGLVMGFLAWKANGLEVSSAFHTANNLSFSLLVMFGIQSSTSTIQMADLIISTMGSVIFGILLYYIGKRSNWFGEIPETLQEDDS, from the coding sequence ATGACAGGTAAAGAGATTTCAGAATACATAACATTTCCAAAAACTTTTGAAAAATACAGATGGTACAAGCCAATACTGGTTTTCATAATAGGTGCAATAATATTTTTAATACTCAACCTACTATTAATTGCCGTTTTCTATGCAATATGTGGAGAAAACATTATGGTCCAACTCCTGCAGGGAGGATATGAAGTCATGAACTCCGAGATAGGCGAAATCTATTCTCATTTGGGAGTGGTCATCATGCTTCCATCTTTGTACCTTGCAAGTAAAATTGTTAAGGATAGACCGTTTTCCTCATACTCCTCTTCACGTGGAGGATGGAACACCCAACTCTATCTCAAGGCATTTATAATCCCGTTTATTTTATTCCTTGTCGTTGGAATTATTGAATCCGTAATACTGGGTAATGGGGGAAATTATCATTTTACAATACTGTTTTTTATAATCCTCCTAATTGTAGTGCCGCTACAATGTATTGCTGAAGAATACGTGTTCCGTGGACTTCTTATGCAAACCTTAGGGTCATGGTTTAACATACCATTATTGGCAATCATTCTCCAAGCCATAATCTTTGGATTCACCCACGGATACAATGGTATAGGAAACATTGGGATAATAATTTCAGGTTTAGTAATGGGATTTTTAGCATGGAAAGCCAATGGTCTGGAAGTCAGTTCCGCATTCCATACTGCAAATAACTTATCCTTCAGCTTACTGGTCATGTTCGGAATTCAATCCTCAACCTCAACAATACAAATGGCTGATTTAATAATTTCAACCATGGGCTCTGTAATTTTCGGTATCTTACTTTATTACATCGGAAAGAGAAGCAACTGGTTTGGCGAGATTCCGGAAACCCTTCAGGAGGATGATTCTTAA
- a CDS encoding MFS transporter, whose amino-acid sequence MNEKANESSWFPLIVVACASFIIVLDSFFMNVSISRIVVDLNADVSTIQMIVSFCTLITAALILFSTKLQDIVGKKKLFVIGAALFGIGIFAAVLSSSVTMFFVGWAAIKGVAAALMLPAIVSIISGIYSGRKRTIALATLGVMAGLADILAPLLGGLITTYLSWRYTFAFELIFILFILVMQNKIPDFKPTESKSDLDIIGAILSGICLLLLVLGILTLTKDVATSIIEIILGLIVLAIFIWFELKRKRSGKVPLLDVELFRDKNLRIGTSIKLLYNIVISGTFFVMVLFFQSVLQLNPFDTGLASLPFVMALFIFSLTAPKLMGKLNHKTLMAVGCIISIVGCLILSYQFKLNVNMLDLIPGQFLLGAGIGFMMALAADVALFDVPAEGQNNASGIITTGETLGSSLGTAIIGIILILGVMGGISTAVDTYAPDYSGDEQFHQEVYDYFQKLDTIEGQDSIVVDTADIIIQNAMASVMYGLAIVLATMLIITLRIKNKNIKKQ is encoded by the coding sequence ATGAATGAAAAGGCTAACGAGAGTTCTTGGTTTCCGTTAATAGTTGTGGCTTGTGCTTCCTTTATTATAGTGTTGGACTCTTTCTTCATGAATGTTAGCATTTCTCGAATTGTTGTTGATTTGAATGCTGATGTTAGTACTATTCAAATGATTGTGTCGTTTTGTACTCTTATCACTGCTGCGTTGATACTGTTCAGTACCAAACTTCAGGACATAGTTGGTAAAAAGAAACTGTTTGTAATTGGTGCTGCACTTTTTGGTATAGGAATATTTGCTGCAGTATTAAGTTCAAGTGTTACAATGTTTTTTGTCGGATGGGCAGCGATTAAAGGTGTTGCTGCGGCATTAATGCTGCCTGCCATAGTTTCAATAATAAGCGGAATATATTCCGGCAGAAAGCGTACAATTGCTTTGGCAACTCTCGGTGTAATGGCAGGACTTGCAGATATTTTAGCTCCACTCCTTGGTGGGCTTATTACAACTTATCTCAGCTGGAGATACACTTTTGCATTTGAATTAATATTCATTTTATTTATTTTAGTAATGCAAAATAAAATACCTGATTTTAAACCTACTGAATCTAAAAGCGATCTTGATATTATTGGTGCTATACTTTCCGGTATATGTCTTCTTTTGCTTGTGCTTGGTATTTTGACTCTGACTAAGGATGTTGCTACCAGCATAATTGAGATAATTTTGGGATTGATAGTCTTGGCAATCTTTATATGGTTTGAACTCAAAAGAAAAAGGTCAGGCAAGGTGCCATTGCTTGATGTTGAATTATTTAGAGACAAAAATTTGCGTATAGGTACATCTATTAAGTTATTATATAATATTGTAATATCAGGAACATTTTTTGTAATGGTTCTGTTTTTCCAAAGTGTATTGCAGTTAAATCCATTCGATACGGGGTTGGCTTCACTTCCGTTTGTTATGGCTTTGTTTATTTTTTCATTGACCGCTCCAAAACTAATGGGAAAACTGAATCACAAGACACTCATGGCAGTAGGATGTATAATATCTATTGTAGGATGTCTGATTTTAAGTTATCAATTTAAATTAAATGTAAATATGCTGGATTTAATTCCGGGGCAGTTTTTACTTGGGGCAGGTATTGGTTTTATGATGGCTTTAGCTGCGGATGTTGCATTATTTGATGTTCCTGCTGAAGGCCAAAATAATGCATCTGGTATTATTACAACTGGTGAGACATTAGGTTCCTCATTGGGTACAGCAATCATTGGAATAATTCTAATTCTTGGAGTTATGGGTGGTATTAGTACTGCAGTCGATACCTATGCGCCTGATTATTCAGGAGATGAACAATTCCATCAGGAGGTCTATGACTACTTCCAAAAATTAGATACTATAGAGGGACAAGACAGTATTGTTGTGGATACTGCGGATATAATTATTCAGAATGCAATGGCCTCCGTAATGTATGGATTAGCCATCGTGTTAGCAACTATGTTAATTATAACGCTGAGGATAAAAAATAAAAATATTAAAAAACAATGA
- a CDS encoding helix-turn-helix domain-containing protein, translating to MKNNVIYQSDACPINCVNDLLSRKWVFGIMKDLFAGKKHFNEFKEDKPELSNVVLSKTLKYLEDQGMISKEICEDEAIRNTGYYLTEKGKKMNKILYEMVIFGLYEMEGDLRTDEYKDEIKKGYEEILF from the coding sequence ATGAAGAATAATGTTATCTATCAAAGTGATGCATGTCCTATTAATTGTGTTAATGATTTGTTAAGTAGAAAATGGGTTTTTGGAATTATGAAAGACCTTTTTGCGGGTAAGAAACACTTCAATGAATTTAAAGAGGATAAACCAGAATTAAGCAATGTTGTTTTGTCTAAAACATTAAAGTATCTTGAAGACCAAGGAATGATTTCAAAAGAAATATGTGAAGATGAAGCGATAAGAAATACCGGATATTATCTCACTGAAAAAGGAAAGAAAATGAATAAAATATTATATGAGATGGTAATTTTCGGATTATATGAAATGGAAGGGGACTTAAGGACTGATGAATATAAAGATGAAATAAAAAAAGGATATGAGGAAATATTATTCTAG
- a CDS encoding putative zinc-binding protein, with amino-acid sequence MVEKIALASCNGMSPNGLVSRVAVGDCKKENENIISICMGSTSADIEGKNNPMLKKYPIIAINGCSNNCVNKILKNKGITVKQTIEVGEILEPHNISSKDPFRLDDEGEKCVEIIKKEINKRME; translated from the coding sequence ATGGTTGAAAAAATAGCATTAGCCTCATGCAATGGTATGAGTCCCAATGGACTAGTATCACGTGTTGCAGTAGGAGATTGTAAAAAAGAAAACGAAAATATCATATCGATCTGTATGGGTTCAACTTCTGCAGATATAGAAGGTAAAAATAATCCAATGCTAAAAAAATACCCAATAATAGCAATAAATGGATGTTCAAATAATTGTGTAAATAAAATTCTAAAAAACAAAGGAATAACCGTGAAACAAACAATAGAAGTAGGAGAAATCCTAGAACCACATAACATTTCAAGCAAAGATCCTTTCAGACTAGATGATGAGGGAGAAAAATGTGTTGAAATCATTAAAAAGGAAATTAACAAAAGAATGGAGTAG
- a CDS encoding metalloregulator ArsR/SmtB family transcription factor has translation MVSENKEDCCRECSVEELLKNTPSPKKLENNATLLKSLADPTRLKMIYLLKNGELCVCEILEAMDRSQSTISHHLNMMKKENILLTRKEGKWIYYRLADENIIEILENLFNIVE, from the coding sequence ATGGTATCTGAAAACAAGGAGGACTGTTGCAGAGAATGTTCAGTTGAAGAATTACTAAAAAATACTCCCTCCCCTAAAAAACTAGAAAACAATGCAACATTATTGAAATCTTTAGCTGATCCTACAAGATTAAAAATGATATATTTATTAAAAAACGGTGAATTATGTGTCTGTGAAATATTGGAAGCCATGGACAGATCCCAATCCACAATTTCACATCATCTAAACATGATGAAGAAAGAAAATATTCTTTTAACAAGAAAAGAAGGAAAATGGATTTATTACCGGTTAGCTGATGAAAATATTATTGAAATCTTGGAAAACTTATTCAATATAGTGGAATGA
- a CDS encoding 4Fe-4S dicluster domain-containing protein, producing MSDNWNFDGLVQDVLVKSGNKSCCGDISFPDTHKLDNPSNPQSTISNDLLNEFEKYLQELGIIEVAYVNGINDYFLHGLNFDFDSAIVISYEISKSIHDEGAGDKAQAFNNELYESFGNITYEISDYLRSHGFETMVAHPREETIDFSHLAQKAGMGAIGKSGLLISPKKGPNQKIAAILVNIENLPLLNCNKHEWISRYCNYCNSCVKACPQEALIINRKNKNVEFIADLCIGCTKGCVECIKACPFYKKGYEHVFKKYKKLKAKLS from the coding sequence ATGAGTGACAATTGGAATTTTGACGGACTAGTTCAGGATGTATTAGTAAAATCAGGTAATAAATCCTGCTGTGGAGATATTTCATTTCCAGACACCCATAAATTAGATAATCCTTCTAATCCTCAATCAACAATTTCAAATGATTTACTTAATGAGTTTGAAAAATATCTTCAGGAATTGGGAATTATCGAAGTGGCCTATGTGAATGGAATTAATGATTATTTTTTACACGGCTTGAATTTTGACTTTGATTCAGCAATTGTGATTTCATATGAAATCAGCAAAAGTATTCATGATGAAGGAGCTGGAGATAAGGCACAAGCGTTCAATAATGAATTATATGAAAGTTTTGGAAACATCACGTATGAAATTTCAGATTACTTAAGATCCCATGGTTTTGAAACAATGGTTGCTCATCCAAGAGAGGAAACAATTGATTTCTCTCATTTGGCTCAAAAAGCAGGAATGGGGGCAATTGGAAAAAGCGGATTATTAATAAGTCCAAAAAAAGGACCTAATCAAAAGATAGCTGCAATATTGGTGAACATTGAAAACTTGCCTTTATTAAATTGTAATAAACATGAATGGATTTCAAGATACTGCAACTACTGTAATTCCTGCGTTAAAGCATGCCCACAAGAAGCACTTATCATAAACAGAAAAAATAAAAATGTGGAGTTTATTGCAGATTTATGCATTGGCTGCACTAAAGGTTGTGTTGAATGCATTAAAGCATGCCCATTCTATAAAAAAGGCTATGAACATGTTTTTAAAAAATACAAAAAACTAAAAGCCAAACTGTCTTGA
- a CDS encoding nitroreductase, which translates to MERRYSARDFTSKEISDIDLNEIIEIAKFSPSWANSQPWNVYIAAGDALSKIRSKWIEQNADEIEGNSDLPSGHREDFGQRCLNNMDQLVGDVFGVVDDPSDFAKTQPVLFNAPAVVYLTVPKTAPMWSVYDLGAFSMSLMLAAAEKDIDSIPAYELIKYPEILRQNLLISDDESIIAGIALGYASDAKINDFRSSRLDLDDILKIIK; encoded by the coding sequence ATGGAAAGAAGATATTCTGCTCGTGATTTTACATCAAAAGAGATATCTGATATTGATTTAAATGAAATAATTGAAATTGCGAAATTTTCCCCATCTTGGGCTAACTCCCAACCATGGAATGTATATATTGCTGCTGGTGACGCTCTATCTAAAATTCGCAGTAAATGGATAGAACAAAACGCCGATGAAATTGAGGGCAATTCCGATTTGCCATCAGGTCATAGGGAAGATTTTGGCCAAAGATGTTTAAATAACATGGACCAGTTGGTTGGTGATGTTTTTGGAGTCGTAGATGATCCTTCTGATTTTGCAAAAACTCAACCTGTTTTGTTCAATGCTCCTGCAGTTGTCTATTTGACTGTACCAAAAACTGCTCCTATGTGGTCTGTTTATGATTTAGGGGCTTTTTCCATGAGTTTGATGTTGGCTGCTGCTGAAAAGGATATTGATTCCATTCCAGCATATGAGCTTATTAAATATCCTGAAATATTACGTCAAAATTTACTAATTTCTGATGATGAAAGTATCATTGCCGGAATTGCTTTAGGATATGCATCAGATGCAAAAATAAATGATTTCAGATCATCTAGATTAGATTTGGATGATATTTTAAAAATTATTAAATAA
- a CDS encoding helix-turn-helix domain-containing protein, with protein MDSNKKSSSNSCPFNKLNELFSRKWILYILRDLFIGKKYFNEFKKANPEMSNASLSNNLKYLEKEGFIIKKIVDNETNKTEYSLTEKGKKMNNTLYQMILFGLSELVDDVTDEESEEIKQEFHKILIEEIPK; from the coding sequence ATGGATTCAAACAAAAAATCTTCAAGCAATTCATGTCCATTCAATAAGTTAAATGAGTTATTTTCAAGAAAATGGATACTATACATTTTAAGGGACCTTTTCATAGGTAAAAAATATTTCAATGAATTTAAAAAAGCAAATCCTGAAATGAGCAATGCATCATTATCCAACAATTTAAAGTATCTTGAAAAAGAAGGTTTTATCATCAAAAAAATTGTTGATAATGAAACTAATAAAACAGAGTATTCTTTAACTGAAAAAGGAAAAAAGATGAATAACACCTTATATCAAATGATTTTATTTGGATTATCAGAATTGGTTGATGATGTTACAGATGAAGAATCTGAAGAGATTAAACAGGAATTCCATAAAATTTTAATTGAAGAAATCCCTAAATAA
- a CDS encoding radical SAM protein has protein sequence MHYTGPVYRPPLEAYTPLLEVTYGCSWRKCSFCTMYHEQKFGISPIEDIESDLKEMSEQYPKNLKRIFLVNGDAFVLPARKLLEISELIHKYFPEIECISCYASVRNIKSKSDEDLRKLKEAKFDSLYIGLETAYDPALEQMKKGYTAKDEYVQLKRLEDVNMEYNSLIMLGVAGRGNCKAHIEETLKLLNRFKPKRILVTSTSLQENTPLSDMRDAGEFVEATEREILEEELMLLENLEMDDDCLFFGSHPHNLIGFTQYLKYKDDMVKKLKEAIRKIDVEKPGLLDGVLSRGHL, from the coding sequence ATGCATTATACAGGACCGGTTTACAGACCACCATTGGAAGCATACACCCCCCTTCTAGAAGTCACATATGGCTGTTCATGGAGGAAATGTTCCTTTTGCACAATGTATCATGAGCAGAAATTTGGAATATCACCAATTGAAGATATTGAAAGTGATTTGAAGGAAATGTCTGAGCAATATCCTAAAAACTTAAAAAGAATTTTTCTCGTCAATGGAGATGCATTTGTATTGCCTGCAAGAAAATTATTGGAAATATCCGAATTGATCCATAAATATTTCCCGGAAATAGAGTGCATCTCATGTTATGCATCTGTTAGAAATATCAAATCAAAATCAGATGAGGATTTAAGAAAACTGAAAGAGGCGAAATTTGATTCATTATATATTGGGCTTGAAACAGCATATGACCCTGCACTTGAGCAAATGAAAAAAGGATACACTGCAAAAGATGAATATGTCCAATTAAAAAGACTTGAAGATGTTAATATGGAATATAATTCCCTTATAATGTTAGGTGTTGCAGGAAGAGGAAACTGCAAAGCACATATTGAAGAAACTTTGAAATTATTAAACAGATTTAAGCCTAAACGAATTCTAGTTACTTCAACATCCCTTCAGGAAAACACTCCCCTTTCAGACATGAGGGATGCCGGCGAATTTGTTGAAGCGACAGAAAGGGAAATTCTTGAAGAGGAATTGATGTTATTGGAAAATTTGGAAATGGATGATGACTGTCTGTTCTTCGGATCACATCCTCATAATCTTATAGGATTCACACAATATCTTAAATATAAAGATGACATGGTGAAAAAACTTAAAGAGGCTATCAGGAAAATTGATGTGGAAAAACCGGGATTACTTGATGGTGTTCTTTCAAGAGGACATCTCTAG
- a CDS encoding C1 family peptidase, whose translation MKINKLIVLSLILLILFTLSAVSAEKNITNFTSNGDLLTSDSPNANFNDLNKDINKSTNELKLTRDYVYDEGNDINFTDGINVSKSNFLLDGNGYSIDGNGKARIFNIIGNNVTLKNLIIKNALNGAVSFVQPNAEYYLDNVTIQNSSSKYSYGGIELNATNLVVNNSKFISNTGTDSSDIFFNEKCNVIVVNSTFEGGIESKWSHIYFSGGALIVDGSTFANSRSSYANAIYGEDGRVTVRNTKFRNLTVLNSAGAIGVKYAVNLTVEDCEFTNITSGKDGGVIFADIDQGYVTIANSKFHGCFAAFGGAVMQLRAELNIINSTFEDNIAMYDGGVLWTSYANVSIENSTFKRNNVVKEDLEIGGVLYFDKGNILIKGSTFIDNHGSNKGDAVFTYDSKLTLQNNTFKDNGNALYSVFSTQDIAEDNKFNNDLVSVNNTFYATIVVNDGIELTLINNTPYKFDTLPDKFNLKDYGLVGPVRDQGYMGACWTFATSGALESALLKATGKLYNFSQDNIQNTMLQYSIYGVDGILEGAQQSTGVGYLVNWYGPYPTDLDRYDELGKVSTHINMANESIHVQDVVFFPARQNATDNYIFKKALMDYGAFLVAIYSGESSKYYNETSAARYYNGTKGINHAVTLVGWDDNYLASNFLNPPSGDGAWIIKNSWGTDWGDEGYFYLSYYDTSFNTQNPWQYPYYAAYLFNNTVPYNKNYQADAGQLNNFVGQYKYFSNTYTALEDDLIAAVGTYFDSEGVDYEFDIYVNGVLKHTQNGVSPFAGYHTIKLTQYIPISANDTFKVVFKNSSLPFESNSRHHHKENVSFGSVDGVNWEDC comes from the coding sequence ATGAAAATAAATAAATTAATTGTTTTAAGTTTGATTTTGCTGATATTATTCACATTATCAGCAGTATCTGCAGAAAAAAACATAACGAACTTTACAAGTAATGGGGATTTATTAACCTCAGATTCACCAAATGCTAATTTCAATGATTTAAATAAAGACATAAATAAAAGTACAAATGAATTAAAACTTACTCGTGACTATGTCTACGATGAAGGCAATGACATCAATTTCACAGATGGAATTAATGTCTCCAAAAGCAACTTCCTTTTGGACGGTAACGGATATAGTATTGACGGGAACGGAAAAGCGAGAATATTTAATATAATTGGCAACAATGTCACTCTAAAAAATTTGATAATCAAAAATGCATTAAATGGTGCTGTGTCTTTCGTTCAGCCAAATGCAGAGTATTATCTGGACAATGTCACCATTCAAAACTCATCCTCCAAATATTCTTATGGTGGAATTGAATTAAATGCTACTAATTTGGTTGTAAACAATTCAAAATTTATTTCAAATACTGGTACTGACAGTTCAGACATTTTTTTCAACGAAAAGTGTAATGTGATTGTTGTAAATTCCACTTTTGAAGGTGGAATTGAGTCAAAATGGTCACATATTTATTTTTCTGGCGGAGCATTGATTGTTGACGGTTCCACTTTTGCAAATTCACGTTCAAGCTATGCCAATGCAATTTATGGTGAAGATGGTAGGGTGACTGTACGTAACACTAAATTCAGAAATCTTACTGTTTTGAATAGTGCTGGTGCAATTGGCGTTAAATATGCGGTTAATTTAACTGTTGAGGATTGTGAATTTACAAATATCACTTCAGGTAAGGATGGTGGGGTGATTTTTGCTGATATTGATCAGGGTTATGTGACAATCGCCAACTCAAAATTCCATGGTTGTTTTGCGGCATTTGGAGGTGCCGTAATGCAGCTTAGAGCTGAGTTAAATATCATTAACTCAACTTTCGAAGATAATATTGCAATGTATGATGGTGGAGTATTATGGACATCATATGCTAACGTATCCATTGAAAATTCCACATTCAAGAGAAATAATGTTGTTAAAGAAGATTTGGAAATTGGGGGAGTATTGTACTTTGATAAAGGAAACATATTAATCAAGGGTTCAACTTTCATTGACAATCACGGATCAAACAAAGGGGATGCGGTATTCACCTATGATTCCAAACTCACATTACAAAACAACACCTTCAAGGACAACGGAAATGCCTTATACTCAGTATTCTCAACACAAGACATTGCCGAAGACAATAAATTCAATAATGATTTGGTTTCTGTTAACAACACATTTTATGCAACAATTGTGGTAAACGACGGAATAGAATTAACACTGATTAATAACACTCCTTATAAATTTGACACATTGCCGGATAAATTCAATTTAAAGGATTATGGATTAGTGGGTCCTGTCAGAGACCAGGGTTATATGGGTGCCTGCTGGACATTTGCAACATCCGGTGCTTTAGAATCAGCATTGCTTAAAGCAACCGGAAAATTATATAATTTTTCACAGGACAATATTCAAAATACAATGCTTCAATATTCAATTTATGGAGTTGATGGAATTTTAGAAGGTGCACAACAATCCACAGGTGTCGGATATCTTGTAAACTGGTACGGTCCATATCCAACCGATCTGGATAGATATGATGAGCTTGGAAAAGTATCCACTCATATCAACATGGCAAATGAAAGCATACATGTTCAGGACGTAGTGTTCTTCCCGGCTCGTCAAAATGCAACAGACAATTATATCTTTAAAAAAGCATTAATGGACTACGGAGCATTTCTAGTGGCAATTTATTCAGGTGAGAGTTCAAAATATTATAACGAAACATCTGCTGCACGTTATTACAATGGGACTAAAGGTATAAATCATGCGGTAACTCTTGTTGGTTGGGATGATAATTATCTTGCAAGTAATTTCCTAAATCCTCCTTCTGGTGATGGTGCATGGATTATTAAAAACAGCTGGGGTACAGACTGGGGAGATGAAGGCTATTTCTACCTGTCATATTATGATACCTCATTCAATACTCAAAACCCTTGGCAGTATCCATACTATGCGGCTTACTTATTTAACAACACTGTTCCATACAATAAGAATTATCAAGCAGATGCAGGACAGTTAAATAACTTTGTAGGTCAATACAAGTACTTCTCAAATACCTACACTGCTCTTGAAGATGATTTAATTGCAGCCGTGGGTACTTACTTTGATAGTGAGGGAGTTGATTATGAATTTGATATTTATGTTAATGGAGTGTTAAAACACACACAAAATGGTGTAAGCCCATTTGCAGGTTATCATACCATCAAATTAACACAATACATTCCAATTTCAGCAAATGATACTTTTAAAGTTGTATTCAAAAATAGTTCTCTACCTTTCGAATCTAATTCAAGACATCATCATAAGGAAAACGTTTCATTTGGAAGTGTGGATGGTGTCAATTGGGAGGATTGCTAA
- the pdxT gene encoding pyridoxal 5'-phosphate synthase glutaminase subunit PdxT has translation MVKIGILNLQGAVSEHFDMTRKTVENLKLDIEVEEVRYSDDVEKCDGLIISGGESTVIGKLIKERGIDKVIKENNIPVFGTCAGMVLLGKKTDFNQPLLELMDITVKRNTYGRQKDSFEAEIEILNQKYSGVFIRAPALESYDGSKNDIKILSEFDGEIIAIQQGHNIAISFHPELTEDTLIHEYFIEEVLTSLNH, from the coding sequence ATGGTAAAAATCGGAATCCTAAATCTTCAGGGTGCAGTTTCAGAACACTTTGACATGACAAGAAAAACTGTTGAAAACTTAAAACTCGATATAGAAGTGGAAGAAGTAAGATACAGTGATGATGTTGAAAAATGTGATGGATTAATCATATCTGGTGGGGAAAGTACTGTAATTGGCAAGCTCATTAAGGAAAGGGGTATTGATAAAGTTATTAAAGAAAATAATATTCCTGTCTTTGGAACTTGTGCTGGAATGGTGCTTCTTGGCAAAAAAACAGATTTCAACCAGCCGCTACTTGAACTTATGGACATAACTGTTAAAAGAAATACCTATGGAAGGCAGAAGGATTCATTTGAAGCGGAAATTGAAATATTAAATCAAAAGTATTCTGGTGTGTTTATTAGAGCACCGGCACTTGAATCTTATGATGGGTCCAAAAATGATATTAAGATATTGTCAGAATTTGATGGTGAAATAATAGCCATTCAGCAAGGACACAACATTGCAATTTCATTTCATCCAGAATTAACAGAGGACACTTTAATTCATGAATATTTCATTGAAGAAGTTTTAACAAGTCTGAACCATTGA